In Archangium violaceum, the following are encoded in one genomic region:
- a CDS encoding Ig-like domain-containing protein gives MRQPLRSWVPTLCLVALLGCAPGNEPSDGNPPQARVGLEPATAALLTGGTQRFTATVTGSSETAVRWTSTGGDITGEGVYTAPAIAGTYTVRATSVADASSYAESSVTVTAPPVRSPPMIGHLVAAPSTIDPGQSTTLNWEVVGATSLSLEPEVGTVTGSRVSVSPAKTTTYTLRATNDVGSVTASVTVTVTVPPDTWASLGWAHELPGNYDSDVYRWLDSGRQQRTAVLTRNDSRDPGGSYGGMLRQFRFRVGTQERVSTGTGASGLWNGWGYVVSHYGNTVAYSANIPGNHRRVFVGRHHAVHEFSWSIPISGIPVKVTVHWFFSTGRDHPVYAVTFDTSAAGPGGLPTNADSRTPYGDIAWDGDGTNAWVDGVKWGDKYRFFSRDEPLTDQSRWDYRQLNAVPYTLTYSRSADAEMGMVQTLDWLQHNTGGTWFHDNWGHASEDRVNASQFGSWLMPPNWNWPYQMCQYEMGNTQPTRSKRLAWGLMYGAVGSLLYGAYGNGGQLSGHPHQSYSVFMVMGRQSAETVLAQATQVERMLRAQLVAIRGSLVSEGPPGVARADTARYPVAGYNSTYAAYELQPDVTGQFTVTLNAAGGDIQNPVFLVHKEGGVPGRVYLDGVPLIADLDYFASSDASTGVVWLTLNRVWSGSHTLSTGPGNGLK, from the coding sequence ATGCGCCAGCCCCTGCGTTCCTGGGTGCCAACGCTTTGTCTGGTGGCCTTGCTCGGCTGTGCGCCTGGCAACGAGCCATCGGATGGGAACCCCCCCCAGGCCAGGGTGGGCCTGGAGCCAGCGACGGCAGCGCTCCTCACGGGCGGGACGCAGCGCTTCACCGCGACGGTGACGGGCTCGAGCGAGACGGCGGTGCGCTGGACCTCGACGGGTGGGGACATCACGGGCGAGGGCGTGTACACGGCGCCAGCGATCGCGGGCACGTACACGGTGCGGGCCACGAGCGTGGCGGACGCGAGCTCCTACGCGGAATCCTCGGTGACGGTGACCGCGCCGCCGGTGCGCTCGCCGCCGATGATCGGGCATCTCGTGGCGGCGCCCTCGACGATCGACCCGGGGCAGAGCACGACCCTGAACTGGGAAGTGGTGGGGGCCACGAGCCTGAGCCTCGAGCCGGAAGTGGGCACCGTGACGGGCTCGCGTGTGTCGGTGAGCCCGGCCAAGACGACGACCTACACGCTGCGGGCCACCAATGACGTGGGGAGCGTCACGGCGAGCGTGACGGTGACGGTCACCGTTCCCCCGGACACCTGGGCGTCCCTGGGTTGGGCCCACGAGCTGCCCGGGAACTACGACTCGGACGTCTATCGCTGGCTGGATTCCGGAAGGCAGCAACGGACGGCCGTGCTCACGCGCAACGACAGCAGGGATCCGGGCGGCAGCTACGGCGGCATGCTCCGGCAGTTCCGCTTCCGCGTGGGCACCCAGGAGCGCGTGTCCACGGGCACGGGCGCCAGTGGCTTGTGGAACGGCTGGGGCTACGTGGTGAGCCATTACGGCAACACGGTGGCCTACTCCGCGAACATCCCGGGCAACCACCGCCGGGTCTTCGTGGGCCGGCACCATGCCGTCCACGAGTTCTCCTGGTCCATTCCCATCAGTGGCATCCCCGTCAAGGTCACGGTGCACTGGTTCTTCTCCACGGGGAGGGATCATCCGGTCTACGCCGTCACCTTCGATACCAGCGCCGCCGGACCCGGTGGATTGCCCACCAACGCGGACTCGCGGACGCCCTATGGCGACATCGCCTGGGATGGTGATGGCACCAACGCGTGGGTGGATGGCGTGAAGTGGGGAGACAAGTACAGGTTCTTCTCCCGCGACGAACCCCTCACGGACCAGAGCCGCTGGGACTACCGCCAGCTCAACGCGGTTCCCTACACCCTGACGTACTCCCGGAGCGCCGACGCGGAGATGGGCATGGTGCAGACGCTCGACTGGCTCCAGCACAACACGGGCGGCACCTGGTTCCACGACAACTGGGGTCATGCCTCCGAGGACCGCGTGAATGCCAGTCAGTTCGGCTCCTGGCTCATGCCGCCCAACTGGAACTGGCCCTACCAGATGTGCCAGTACGAGATGGGTAACACCCAACCGACCCGGAGCAAGCGTCTGGCCTGGGGCTTGATGTACGGCGCCGTGGGCTCTCTCCTCTATGGGGCGTATGGCAACGGGGGACAGCTCTCGGGGCATCCCCACCAGAGCTACTCCGTCTTCATGGTCATGGGCCGGCAGAGCGCCGAGACGGTGCTGGCGCAGGCGACCCAGGTGGAGCGCATGCTCCGGGCGCAGCTCGTCGCCATTCGAGGCTCGCTGGTGAGCGAGGGTCCCCCCGGCGTGGCCCGCGCCGACACCGCGCGCTATCCGGTGGCTGGCTACAACAGCACCTACGCGGCCTACGAGCTCCAGCCGGACGTGACGGGCCAGTTCACCGTGACCCTGAATGCCGCCGGTGGAGACATCCAGAATCCCGTCTTCCTCGTTCACAAGGAGGGCGGAGTGCCCGGGCGCGTCTACCTGGATGGCGTGCCGCTGATCGCGGACCTGGACTACTTCGCGTCTTCCGATGCCAGCACCGGTGTGGTGTGGCTCACCCTCAACCGCGTGTGGAGCGGCAGCCATACCCTGTCCACCGGTCCGGGCAATGGCTTGAAGTGA
- a CDS encoding Uma2 family endonuclease: MATRRPPESESTERNAPSIEAAFQAAPAEMVAELLDGELHLSPRPTRPHTNAASRLGALLSMPFLFGKGGPGGWVILDEPELHLGPRPDKLVPDLAGWRRERLPDAVGGDDAPAHYDLAPDWVCEVLSERTRRIDKVQKMRIYAREGVRHVWHVDPLARTLEIFRLEGGHWLLVEAFAGEEPVRAEPFEAVELELALVWAG; the protein is encoded by the coding sequence ATGGCCACCCGCCGCCCTCCCGAATCCGAGTCCACCGAGCGAAACGCTCCATCCATCGAGGCGGCCTTCCAAGCGGCTCCGGCGGAGATGGTGGCGGAGCTCCTCGACGGGGAGCTGCACCTCAGCCCCCGCCCAACCCGCCCCCACACCAACGCGGCGTCGCGACTGGGCGCACTCCTCTCGATGCCTTTCCTGTTCGGTAAGGGGGGACCGGGTGGATGGGTCATCCTCGACGAGCCAGAGCTCCACCTCGGTCCCCGCCCGGACAAGCTCGTGCCAGACCTCGCCGGATGGAGGCGCGAGCGCCTGCCGGATGCCGTCGGAGGGGACGACGCCCCCGCGCACTACGACCTCGCTCCGGACTGGGTGTGCGAGGTCCTCTCCGAGCGCACACGGCGCATCGACAAGGTCCAGAAAATGCGCATCTACGCGCGGGAAGGGGTACGCCACGTCTGGCACGTGGACCCGCTCGCGCGCACGCTCGAGATCTTCCGGCTCGAGGGAGGCCACTGGCTCCTGGTCGAGGCCTTCGCCGGAGAGGAGCCGGTCCGTGCCGAGCCGTTCGAAGCCGTGGAGCTCGAGCTGGCGCTCGTCTGGGCTGGCTGA
- a CDS encoding glycoside hydrolase family 19 protein, whose protein sequence is MRPQGLCDISKKFMFAALLFSSIATVLVPQIAAAACRGAWAEGTAYSTGDVVSYSGANYTALISHTACVGCGWNPVAAPSLWSTGGNCDGGGGNGGGGNGGGGTNPGVGGVLSEAMFNSMFPNRNPFYSFSAFFTAASTFPGFATTGDVDTRKREVAAFLANISHETGGLFYIEEINKSVMCDTSWGPPGCGCAPGKWYYGRGPIQLSWNGNYCAAGNALGLDLKNDPDLISRDAVVAWRTGLWFWMTQTGAGYMTGHDAMVNNVGFGETIRTINGALECNGRNPAQVQSRVNNYLDFTSRLGVNPGGNTGC, encoded by the coding sequence ATGCGGCCACAGGGACTGTGTGACATTTCGAAGAAGTTCATGTTCGCAGCGCTGCTGTTCTCTTCCATCGCGACGGTACTTGTTCCGCAGATCGCGGCGGCGGCGTGTCGAGGCGCATGGGCCGAGGGAACGGCTTACAGCACGGGCGATGTCGTGAGTTACAGCGGCGCGAACTACACGGCGCTCATCTCTCATACCGCCTGCGTCGGTTGCGGCTGGAATCCCGTGGCGGCCCCGTCGCTGTGGTCGACGGGCGGTAACTGCGATGGTGGCGGTGGCAATGGTGGTGGCGGCAACGGCGGCGGTGGCACCAACCCGGGAGTGGGAGGGGTGCTCAGCGAGGCCATGTTCAACAGCATGTTCCCCAACCGCAACCCGTTCTACTCGTTCAGCGCGTTCTTCACCGCGGCGTCGACCTTCCCCGGGTTCGCCACCACGGGTGACGTCGACACCCGCAAGCGCGAGGTGGCGGCCTTCCTCGCCAACATCTCGCACGAGACGGGCGGCCTCTTCTACATCGAGGAGATCAACAAGAGCGTGATGTGCGACACCAGCTGGGGCCCGCCGGGCTGCGGCTGCGCGCCGGGCAAGTGGTACTACGGGCGGGGTCCCATCCAGCTGTCGTGGAACGGCAACTACTGCGCCGCTGGCAACGCGCTCGGGCTGGACCTCAAGAACGACCCGGACCTGATCTCGCGGGATGCGGTCGTGGCCTGGCGGACCGGCCTCTGGTTCTGGATGACGCAGACGGGCGCGGGCTACATGACGGGGCATGACGCCATGGTCAACAACGTCGGCTTCGGCGAGACCATCCGCACCATCAACGGGGCCCTGGAGTGCAATGGCCGCAACCCCGCCCAGGTGCAGAGCCGCGTGAACAACTACCTGGACTTCACGAGCAGGCTCGGCGTGAACCCCGGCGGCAACACCGGCTGCTGA
- a CDS encoding serine hydrolase domain-containing protein, whose product MTHQASPGSPSEAIFRATRRYLRAYPSAALCVGITHRGEHHVQALRREGTPPAAEALYELGFLTQVFTGTLLGLLVDRGEAKLDTPLKEVLPLPLLPDEVAGRITLEQLATHTSGMPYDPPNLRTPQRNPADPYGHFGAELFGAFLRSYHPQHPPPREYAESVIGMGVLGHVLSRRLRLNYGHALRDHLCTPLGLSDTTAVRLSEEQERRLIPGHTARGVPVPGWTFPALPGAGAVRSTVPDLLRFLDANLGHRDAGLGRALRLAHEPRVEARGMRVGLGWNITDVGGKPLVWRSSVTGGYAGFIGFSAEADVGVVLLSDHAWSFLASLRKRVPVEGPGFALLDGYLR is encoded by the coding sequence ATGACCCACCAAGCCTCCCCTGGCTCGCCCTCCGAGGCGATCTTCCGCGCGACCCGGCGCTACCTGCGCGCCTACCCCTCGGCGGCGCTGTGCGTGGGCATCACGCACCGGGGAGAGCACCACGTCCAGGCGCTTCGCCGCGAGGGGACACCGCCCGCCGCGGAGGCCCTGTACGAGCTGGGCTTCCTCACCCAGGTCTTCACCGGCACCCTGCTCGGGTTGTTGGTGGACCGGGGTGAGGCGAAGCTCGATACGCCGCTGAAGGAGGTGCTCCCCCTGCCCCTCCTCCCGGATGAAGTGGCCGGCCGCATCACGCTCGAGCAGCTGGCGACGCATACGTCCGGCATGCCGTACGACCCGCCGAACCTGCGGACTCCCCAGCGGAACCCGGCCGACCCCTACGGCCACTTCGGCGCGGAGCTGTTCGGGGCCTTCTTGAGGAGCTACCACCCCCAGCACCCGCCGCCGCGCGAGTACGCCGAGTCCGTCATCGGCATGGGCGTGCTCGGCCACGTCCTCTCACGCCGCCTGAGACTCAACTACGGCCACGCCCTGAGGGACCACCTCTGCACGCCGCTGGGATTGAGCGACACCACCGCTGTCCGCCTCTCCGAGGAACAGGAGCGGAGGCTGATTCCCGGCCACACCGCCCGGGGCGTGCCGGTGCCGGGCTGGACCTTCCCGGCGTTGCCCGGTGCGGGGGCGGTCCGCTCGACGGTGCCCGACCTGCTGCGCTTCCTCGACGCGAACCTCGGACACCGGGATGCCGGGCTCGGCCGGGCCCTGCGGCTCGCGCACGAACCGCGAGTGGAGGCGCGCGGCATGCGCGTGGGGCTCGGGTGGAACATCACCGACGTGGGTGGAAAGCCGCTGGTGTGGCGCTCCTCGGTGACGGGCGGCTACGCGGGCTTCATCGGCTTCTCGGCGGAGGCGGACGTCGGTGTGGTCCTCCTGTCGGACCACGCGTGGTCCTTCCTCGCATCGCTCCGGAAACGAGTTCCCGTCGAGGGGCCCGGGTTCGCGCTCCTCGACGGATACCTCCGGTAG
- the kaiC gene encoding circadian clock protein KaiC, translating into MTTMQKVPTGVPGLDTITNGGLPRGRTTLLTGKSGAAKSILALQIASHLARSGLKTMVFTIEETPADLEDTGEGLGFATSELLATDKLRFTDLTLPMDASTVVTGDYDIVALVHRIEAAVSEFGAQAIVLDSATALFSPKPSEERLRHQFFELVRTFRRLELTALVTAEAPDDYGPRTTLGVEDFLCDVVLVLRNLVDDERRRRTIEVHKYRRSAHYKGEYPCTITSKGLMVFPFGVQGAHDAPPTTSRFSSGFAGLDTMMNGGWLRDSITLLRGPSGSGKTTLAGMYARAGATRGERVAYYGFEETRNILLRNFASVGLPMDEFVQQGKLRMDCSYPEATSPEDLLVELRRSLDEFDPSLIVLDSISSIAHSTSARGFRQFMVGFASLVREHSRSALLTQTLTTHQDDSTAPFLSTIPDAIIALDYERKEQKLSRTISVVKMRGSAHAEDSYTMHIRPGGLRVEAPRDSQAEEESRPRG; encoded by the coding sequence ATGACCACGATGCAGAAGGTGCCAACAGGCGTACCCGGGCTCGACACCATCACGAACGGCGGCCTTCCGAGGGGACGAACCACCCTCCTGACGGGAAAGAGCGGTGCGGCCAAGAGCATCCTCGCGCTGCAGATCGCCAGCCACCTGGCCCGCTCGGGACTCAAGACGATGGTGTTCACCATCGAGGAGACCCCGGCGGACCTCGAGGACACCGGAGAGGGGCTCGGCTTCGCCACCTCGGAGCTGCTGGCGACGGACAAGCTCCGGTTCACGGACCTCACCCTCCCGATGGACGCGAGCACCGTCGTCACGGGGGACTACGACATCGTCGCGCTGGTGCACCGCATCGAGGCCGCGGTCAGCGAGTTCGGCGCGCAGGCGATCGTCCTGGACTCCGCCACCGCGCTGTTCAGCCCGAAGCCGTCCGAGGAGCGGCTCCGGCACCAGTTCTTCGAGCTGGTGCGGACCTTCCGGAGGCTCGAGCTGACGGCGCTCGTGACGGCGGAAGCGCCGGACGACTACGGCCCCCGGACGACGCTGGGCGTCGAGGACTTCCTGTGTGATGTGGTGCTCGTCCTGCGCAACCTGGTGGACGACGAGCGGCGGCGGCGGACCATCGAGGTCCACAAGTACCGGCGCAGCGCGCACTACAAGGGGGAGTACCCCTGCACCATCACCAGCAAGGGATTGATGGTGTTCCCGTTCGGGGTGCAGGGGGCCCACGATGCGCCTCCCACGACGAGCCGGTTCTCGAGCGGCTTCGCGGGGCTGGACACGATGATGAACGGGGGCTGGCTCCGGGACTCCATCACGCTGCTGCGGGGCCCCTCGGGCAGTGGGAAGACGACCCTGGCCGGCATGTACGCCAGGGCCGGGGCGACGCGTGGGGAGCGCGTGGCCTACTACGGCTTCGAGGAGACGCGGAACATCCTGCTGCGCAACTTCGCGAGCGTCGGGCTGCCCATGGACGAGTTCGTGCAGCAGGGGAAGTTGCGCATGGACTGCAGCTACCCCGAGGCCACCAGCCCCGAGGATCTGCTGGTGGAGCTGCGCAGGAGCCTGGATGAGTTCGATCCGTCCCTCATCGTGCTCGACAGCATCTCGTCCATCGCGCACTCGACGTCCGCGAGGGGCTTCCGGCAGTTCATGGTCGGTTTCGCGTCCCTGGTCCGGGAGCACAGCCGCAGCGCGCTCCTCACGCAGACGCTCACGACCCACCAAGACGACTCGACGGCGCCGTTCCTCTCCACCATCCCCGACGCCATCATCGCGCTCGATTACGAGCGGAAGGAGCAGAAGCTCTCCCGCACCATCAGCGTGGTGAAGATGCGGGGCTCGGCGCACGCGGAGGACTCCTACACGATGCACATCCGTCCCGGAGGGCTGCGCGTGGAGGCGCCGCGTGACTCCCAGGCGGAAGAGGAGAGCCGGCCTCGCGGATAG
- a CDS encoding response regulator, with translation MASLGLRVMYVEDDPDIREALQEVLEAAGYHVTVAATAGEGLEALRREQFHLVITDYNLPDFDGARMLAQAAENGLLNCESLVLTGASHLEGTAGYRVIRKPIDVDKFLFRIHEILAPVRDRELVRTKEHLQRTQQKEEGQRGVKVELTLYISEASPASLRALRKLETLLAGYERSQVRLTVVDLSKERPVSFDEDRIAFTPTLVKRFPTPRAYYLGALDQLQAVTDLLHDVQVERRR, from the coding sequence GTGGCGTCTTTAGGACTGCGGGTGATGTACGTCGAGGATGACCCGGACATCCGCGAGGCACTGCAAGAGGTGCTCGAGGCGGCCGGCTACCACGTCACCGTCGCGGCCACGGCGGGCGAGGGGCTCGAGGCGCTTCGCCGCGAGCAATTCCACCTCGTCATCACGGACTACAACCTCCCGGACTTCGACGGAGCGCGCATGCTGGCCCAGGCCGCGGAGAACGGCCTGCTCAACTGCGAGTCCCTCGTGCTCACGGGGGCCTCCCACCTGGAAGGCACGGCGGGCTACCGCGTCATCCGCAAGCCCATCGACGTGGACAAGTTCCTCTTCAGGATCCACGAGATCCTCGCCCCGGTACGCGACCGCGAGCTGGTGAGGACCAAGGAGCACCTGCAGCGGACCCAGCAGAAGGAAGAGGGCCAGCGAGGCGTGAAGGTCGAGCTCACGCTCTACATCAGCGAGGCCTCTCCCGCCTCGCTGCGCGCGCTCCGCAAGCTCGAGACGCTGCTGGCGGGCTACGAGCGCTCGCAGGTGAGGCTCACGGTCGTGGACCTCTCGAAGGAGCGCCCCGTCTCGTTCGACGAGGACCGCATTGCCTTCACCCCCACGCTCGTCAAGCGCTTTCCCACGCCACGAGCCTATTACCTGGGAGCCCTGGACCAGCTCCAGGCGGTGACCGACCTGCTGCATGACGTACAGGTCGAACGGAGACGATGA
- a CDS encoding polysaccharide deacetylase family protein has translation MATTSQALVLSPGQVAVSLNFDDGLATQSSAAAMLVARGMRGTFFINSGRLGMSGFLTLAQVRALQDAGHEIGGHTLTHPHLTSLSPDEQRREICDDRAALLNAGFRVTSFAYPFGDKNSVTRQLVIDCNYNSARESGGLRTPSCSSCPAAEPVPPSDPYAVRTHGSVQSTTTLADLQGYVLRAEQAGGGWVPIVFHHICAPCNPPQTYSVAPATLTAFLDWLVPRASRGTFVATMDAVVPSPGVQILKNPSLEADSNGDGTPDCWQRGGFGTNSFTWTRTSDAHGGSWAQQVRITSITSGDRKLITLQDSGTCAPPTTTGHHYRISAWYKATTSVRFKAYYRNSSGAWIFWAQGPLLPAQSNYTHAEWTTPPAPAEARALSVGLSIDQVGTLTMDDFALADADAAAAP, from the coding sequence ATGGCAACCACATCTCAAGCTCTCGTCCTATCTCCTGGCCAGGTGGCGGTGTCGCTGAACTTCGATGACGGACTGGCCACCCAGTCGTCGGCGGCGGCGATGCTCGTGGCGCGCGGAATGCGTGGCACCTTTTTCATCAACAGCGGGCGGCTGGGGATGTCTGGCTTCCTCACGCTCGCGCAAGTGCGCGCACTCCAGGACGCCGGGCACGAGATTGGCGGCCACACGCTGACCCATCCGCACCTGACCAGCCTCTCGCCGGACGAGCAGCGGCGGGAGATCTGCGACGATCGGGCGGCCCTGTTGAACGCGGGCTTCCGGGTCACCTCGTTCGCCTACCCGTTCGGCGACAAGAACTCCGTCACCCGGCAGCTCGTCATCGACTGCAACTACAACTCGGCCCGGGAGAGCGGCGGCCTGCGCACCCCCAGTTGCAGCAGCTGCCCGGCGGCCGAACCCGTGCCTCCCTCGGACCCGTACGCGGTGCGCACGCACGGCTCCGTGCAGTCCACCACCACGCTCGCGGACCTCCAGGGCTACGTGCTGCGGGCGGAACAGGCCGGCGGCGGCTGGGTGCCGATTGTCTTCCACCACATCTGCGCCCCGTGCAACCCGCCCCAGACCTACTCCGTCGCGCCGGCCACGCTGACGGCGTTCCTCGATTGGCTGGTCCCCCGCGCCTCCCGCGGGACGTTCGTCGCCACCATGGACGCGGTCGTTCCATCGCCCGGGGTCCAGATCTTGAAGAACCCGTCGCTCGAGGCGGACAGCAATGGAGACGGGACACCGGACTGCTGGCAGCGCGGCGGCTTCGGTACCAACTCCTTCACGTGGACGCGGACGTCGGACGCCCACGGCGGGAGCTGGGCTCAGCAGGTGCGCATCACCAGCATCACCAGCGGCGACCGCAAGCTCATCACCCTGCAGGACTCCGGCACGTGCGCGCCGCCCACGACGACGGGGCACCACTACCGCATCTCGGCCTGGTACAAAGCCACCACGTCGGTCCGGTTCAAGGCGTACTATCGGAACAGCTCGGGCGCGTGGATCTTCTGGGCACAGGGGCCGCTGCTCCCAGCGCAAAGCAACTACACCCACGCCGAATGGACGACGCCTCCCGCTCCGGCCGAGGCCCGGGCCCTCAGCGTGGGACTGTCCATCGACCAGGTCGGCACGCTCACCATGGATGATTTCGCGCTCGCCGACGCCGACGCGGCAGCAGCCCCTTGA
- a CDS encoding TIGR02265 family protein: MDSSGSDDALPLGSDEEMQQRLAFTTPEDTMRGVFYNGILDAVRQLGSEDAVRRCLEACGESGFLDFFNYPYSSFIRLLYTAARLLSDKYGGFEQALAAMGHYAATRYYTSPVGRALQLMFMNDPKRLISNLPMASKMAAAGSQCEVRLTDQKSGVVIYRHDLLPRPYIVGGFLGTFESIHTKGLKVDVRVLGPLDTEYTFSWE; the protein is encoded by the coding sequence ATGGACAGCTCGGGTTCCGATGATGCGTTGCCGCTCGGTTCGGACGAGGAGATGCAGCAGCGGCTGGCGTTCACGACTCCGGAGGACACCATGCGGGGTGTCTTCTACAACGGGATATTGGATGCCGTGCGGCAACTGGGGAGCGAGGATGCGGTCCGGCGCTGTCTGGAGGCGTGCGGAGAGTCGGGGTTCCTGGACTTCTTCAACTACCCGTACAGCAGCTTCATCCGGCTGCTGTACACGGCGGCCCGGCTCCTGAGCGACAAGTATGGCGGCTTCGAGCAGGCGCTGGCGGCGATGGGCCACTACGCGGCCACGCGCTACTACACCTCTCCGGTGGGACGGGCGCTGCAGCTGATGTTCATGAACGACCCGAAGCGGCTCATCTCCAACCTGCCGATGGCCTCCAAGATGGCCGCGGCGGGCTCGCAGTGCGAGGTGCGGCTGACGGATCAGAAGAGCGGCGTCGTCATCTACCGGCACGACCTGCTGCCCCGCCCCTACATCGTGGGGGGGTTCCTCGGGACCTTCGAGTCCATTCATACGAAGGGCCTGAAGGTGGACGTGCGCGTCCTGGGACCGCTCGACACGGAGTACACCTTCTCCTGGGAGTGA